The Fundidesulfovibrio putealis DSM 16056 DNA window AGCGGCTGTAGGGGAAGTTCGCCGCGTGGGCCGACAGTTCCTCCCGGGGCATGTCCGCCACGGCCTGGGGCTCGCCCACCGCCGCGCCGCGCGTTCCGTTGAGAGGCAGCACGAAGGTGGGCTGCACGCAGATCTTGCGGAAACCCAGGCGCTGCAACTGCTTGGAGCCTTCGATGTCCTGGGCGGGCAGCTTGGCGTCGGCCATGAAAGGGGTTCCCGGCGCGCCAAGTGACTCCAGGTCGCGGGCCAGGGCCTCGTGGTCCGGCGTGGCCATGCGGTAGTAGTCCAGGCCGAAGGCCTCGCTGTCGAAGGACTGGCGAACCAGGCAGGTCAGGGCGGGTGCGTCCATGAAATGCTCCTTACTGGGCGCGGAAATGCGTGTCGGCGCGCTCAAGCTTCTCGGGCGAGCCGATGTCGATCAGGCAGTCCTCGATGGGATAGCCGTACAGGGCCGCGCCGGCACCCAGCATGGCCGGGAACACATCCTTGCCGAAGTCCGAGAACCCGGCAGGGGGGATGAAGTCCAGCACGCCCGGCTCGCAGGCGTACACCCCGGCGTTGGCCAGGTCCGTGAAGGCCACGGGGGGCTTCTCCACGAAACGGGTGATGCGCGAGGCGTCGTCCAGGTCCACCAGCCCGCACTGGGTGGGGTTGTCCACCCGGTACAGGCCCACGGTGGCCAGTCCGCCTTTCCCGGCATGATAGCGGGTAAAGGCCGTGACGTCGAATTCCGAGAGCACGTCGCCGTACCAGACCAGGAACGGCCCGGTAAGATGCTGCCGGAAGGCGTTGAGCGCCCCGGCGGTGCCGAGCAGTTCGTTCTCCACGGTGAAGTGCAGCCTAGCTCCGAAAGCTTCACCGTCGCCGAAATGCTCCAGCACCACCTCGGGCAGGTGGTGCAGGTTGATGCAGATGTCCGTGACGCCGTGCGCGGCCAGATGGCGCACGGTGCGTGTAAGCAGCGGCACGCCAGCCACAGGCACCATGGGCTTGGGGCAGGTGTCGGTGAGGGGGCGAAGGCGCGTGCCCAGGCCCGCGCTCAAGATGACGGCGGTCTTCACCGGCGCCGCGCTTCTCACTCGGCGGCCTCGGCCAGGGCTGCGTCAGGCTGCGGCGGAGCCGGGGTGGGCTTGGTGCCGGGCAGGGTGGTCTCCACCTGGATGAACGCGGCGCGGTCGTTGACGTTCATTTCCTTGTACTGCGGGCACTTGGCGCAGGTGGACATGGCCTGGGGGGTGTTGATGGTGCCTCGGACCTGCTGGAACTTTTCGTTGTTCCAGATGTCTTCGATGCCTTCCACGTTCAGGTCCCCCATGATGTCCTTGGAGAGCATGCACAGGCGCACCTTGCCGTCGGACTGTACGAAGACCTCTTCCCAGGGGCGGGGGCACTTCTTGTGCAGGCTCTGCATGGGCTCGAGCACCGGCTTGCCGGAGAGGTCGAAGCGGTCGGGGATGGTGAGCTTCAGGCCGTGGGCCTTGGCGCGGCGTTCGGCCTCGTCCAGGATCTCGTTGGTGCGCTCCTTGTGGTCGAAGAGGATCTCGCCGACCATCTCCTGCCCGTAGGCGATCATGTGCACCATTTTGGCCTCGTCCATGCCGAGGCTGGCGGCCAGGTCCACGAAGTCCGGGAACTCCTCCACGTTGGAGCGCATGCCCACGAAAACCATGCGCAGATAGGGATGGCTGACGCCAAGCTCGCGCTTCTTGGCCACGACCTTCCTGATGTTGGCGATCACCGTGTCGAAGTCCGCGCCCTTGCGGATGCGGTTGTAGGTGGCGGCTGTGGCGCCGTCCACGGAGAAGTTCAGGTAGGTGAGCCCGCCGGTGAGGAAGCGGTCGATCATCTCCTGCTTGA harbors:
- a CDS encoding nucleotidyltransferase family protein, whose amino-acid sequence is MRSAAPVKTAVILSAGLGTRLRPLTDTCPKPMVPVAGVPLLTRTVRHLAAHGVTDICINLHHLPEVVLEHFGDGEAFGARLHFTVENELLGTAGALNAFRQHLTGPFLVWYGDVLSEFDVTAFTRYHAGKGGLATVGLYRVDNPTQCGLVDLDDASRITRFVEKPPVAFTDLANAGVYACEPGVLDFIPPAGFSDFGKDVFPAMLGAGAALYGYPIEDCLIDIGSPEKLERADTHFRAQ
- a CDS encoding radical SAM protein; the encoded protein is MPSQKAIDNKALNDRELAEERTILASKPQRLVFETTNRCNLRCAMCGQSHRDFVGRDLQPEVFARTEPYWETAHDASLFGWGEPLMNKHLGSYFDLLAPRGPSIFVLTNAMLLKQEMIDRFLTGGLTYLNFSVDGATAATYNRIRKGADFDTVIANIRKVVAKKRELGVSHPYLRMVFVGMRSNVEEFPDFVDLAASLGMDEAKMVHMIAYGQEMVGEILFDHKERTNEILDEAERRAKAHGLKLTIPDRFDLSGKPVLEPMQSLHKKCPRPWEEVFVQSDGKVRLCMLSKDIMGDLNVEGIEDIWNNEKFQQVRGTINTPQAMSTCAKCPQYKEMNVNDRAAFIQVETTLPGTKPTPAPPQPDAALAEAAE